In Exiguobacterium acetylicum, the genomic stretch TGAACGCGATGGCCAACATGACGATATTCAAGGAGGGGTTCAGATGATCGAAATCGAAAAACCGAAGATTGAAACGATCGAGTTAAGCGAGAATGCTACGTTTGGTAAATTCGTAGTTGAGCCGCTTGAGCGTGGATTCGGTACAACGCTTGGTAACTCATTGCGTCGTATCCTATTGTCTTCACTTCCGGGTGCTGCAGTCACTGCAGTCCAAATCGATGGCGTTCTTCATGAGTTCTCGACGATTGATGGCGTTGTAGAAGACGTTACCCAAATCATCTTGAACCTTAAGAAACTCGCCCTCAAAGTGTACTCGGAAGAAGAGAAAACGCTTGAGATCGATATTCAAGGCGCTGGTGTTGTCACTGCTGCGAACATTACGCATGACAGCGACGTCGAAATCCTCAACCCAGAACTTCACATCGCAACGCTTGCAGAAGGTGCATCACTTCATATGCGTCTGACAGCACGCCGTGGTCGTGGGTATGTTCAGGCTGAAGATAACAAACGGGACGATATGCCAATCGGTGTAATCCCAATCGACTCGATTTACACGCCAATTCAACGTGTAAATTATCAAGTTGAAAAAACACGTGTCGGTCAAGATGCGAGCTTCGATAAGTTGACGCTAGATGTTTGGACGGACGGTTCAATCCGCCCTGAAGAAGCAGTGTCACTCGGTGCGAAAATCATGACAGAACACTTAAACATCTTTGTTGGTCTTACGGACGAAGCGCTCCATGCTGAAATCATGGTCGAAAAGGAAGAAGATCAAAAAGAAAAAGTACTCGAAATGACGATCGAAGAACTCGATCTCTCAGTTCGTTCGTACAACTGTTTGAAACGCGCTGGTATCAACACGGTTCAAGAACTCGCGAACAAGAGCGAAGACGAGATGATGAAAGTCCGTAACCTCGGACGTAAATCACTCGAGGAAGTTCAAGCGAAACTCGACGAACTCGGACTAGGCTTGCGCAAAGAAGACTAATACTATTAATTGCACGAAGGAGGGAATCCATCCATGGCATACTCGAAATTAGGCCGTACAAGCTCACAACGTAAGGCACTTTTGCGTGACCTTGCGACTGATCTCATCATCAATGAGCGTATCCAAACTACAGAACAAAAAGCGAAGGAACTTCGTCCAGTCGTAGAGAAACTCATCACTTTAGGTAAACGCGGTGATCTCCACGCTCGTCGTCAAGTTGCATCGTTCGTTCGCCGTGAAGCTGCTGGTCAAAACGCAGAGGGCAAAGCACAAGACGCGATCCAAAAATTATTCGCTGATGTGGCTCCACGTTTTGCTGAGCGTCAAGGTGGTTACACACGCATCATGAAAATGGGACCACGTCGTGGTGACGGCGCAGAAATGGTCATCATCGAACTCGTTTAATCCTCATTAAATGATTCGCCATAAAAGGGCAGTGCGTATCCCGCTTCTGCCCTTTTGCTACAAAATGAAAGTATTGATTTGATGAAGGAGGAGAGATCATGGACAAGCTGATTGAACTGGAACAGGTCACCTATCGGTATCCGGAACAGGAGCAAGCAGCCCTACACGAGGTCTCTCTGACGATTCGTTCAGGTGAATGGGTCGCCATCGTTGGTCACAACGGCTCTGGAAAATCAACGCTGACGAAATTGTTTAATGGATTGTTGTTACCGGAGACAGGGACCGTTACGGTTGCTGAGCGCTTTTCAAGTGCGAATCCGGAACAACTGTGGGAGATGCGTCGAGCGATCGGCATCGTCTTCCAAAATCCAGATAATCAATTCGTTGGCACGACCGTGCGCGACGACGTGGCATTTGCTCTAGAAAACTGGGGTGTGCCACGCGAGGAAATGGTTCGTCGTATCGACGACAGTCTAGCGCGCGTTGGCCTTACGGATTTTGTTGATCGGGAACCCCATCAACTATCCGGCGGACAGAAGCAGCGTGTCGCAATCGCTTCGGCGCTTGCGATGCGCCCTGATGTTCTCGTGCTCGATGAAGCCACATCGATGCTTGATCCATTAGCACGACAAGAGGTCATGTCGACCGTTCAAGAACTCCATGCGACCCACCCAATGGCGGTCATCGCGATTACACACGAATTAGACGAAGTATTACGGGCTAGTCGTGTCATCGTCATGGATGCCGGGAAAATCGTATTAGAAGGATCCCCTCAGGAAGTCTTTCGTCATGCATCGTTCTTAGAAGACATCGGACTCGATGTTCCATTCGTTGTTCGGGTACAAGAACGTTTACGGGCGCAAGGTCTCTCACTCGAGGAGACGATACTAGATGAAAGAGAATTGGTGAACCGTTTATGCCAATCTTAATCCAGGAATTAAATTATACGTATCAACTCAATAGTCCGTTCGAACGAGTCGCGCTACGTGATGTGAATCTTGAGATTCCGTCAGGGGCGCTTGTTGCGTTTGTAGGGCACACCGGATCCGGGAAATCGACGCTCGTGCAGCACATCAATGGGTTGCTCAAGCCGACAGCGGGGAAGGTACAAGTCGATGACATCATCGTCGAACCGAAGAAAAAACAGGACCTCAAGCCATTAAGACGTCGCGTCGGGCTTGTTTTTCAATATCCGGAATATCAATTGTTCGAAGAGACGGTCTTAAAGGATGTCATGTTCGGTCCGATGAACTTCGGTCATGATGCCGCGACGGCTGAGCAATTAGCGAAAGAGGCATTACGGACTGTCGGACTCGATGAAGTCTTTTGGAGTCGTTCGCCGTTTGACCTGTCTGGTGGGCAAATGAGGCGTGTTGCAATTGCCGGCGTACTCGCTAGTCAACCAGACGTGTTGATCGTCGATGAGCCGACGGCAGGACTCGATCCGCAAGGGCGCAAGCATATGCTGAGTCTGTTTGCCCGGCTCCATGCAGAGACCGGTATGACATTGCTCCTGATCACGCACGACATGGATCAGGTGCTTGAGTATGCAGAGCGTGTCATCGTCATGGAAAACGCCCAGGTGGCGTTTGACGGACTACCGCTTGATCTGTTTAAAGAAGAGACATTGCTCGAGCAATTCCACCTCGATCTTCCGCACGTCTTATCGCTTGCTTGGCAAGTCGCTGATCGGCGTGGACTGCAACGACCGGAGATCCGGACGGAGACCGAATTGATCGAGTGGTTGATGACGAAAGGGGTGAGCGAATGATCGTCGGACAACATATTCCCGGTCAGTCGTACTTGCACCGGTCGTCGGCACTCGCGAAGATCATCTTTGCCTTTTGTTTCATTCCGCTCGTCTTTCTTGCAAACAATGCAGCAACGAACATCTTTTTACTCATCTTTACGTTCTTAGCACTCATGAGTAGTCAGTTACCACTTCGTTATGTTCTAAAGGGACTGCGACCGATTCTTTTCCTGATTGTCTTTACGTTCGTCATCCAGCTGTTCTTCACACGCGAAGGGGCTGTCCTCTTTGAGTTCGGCTGGCTCCGGATCTATGAAGAAGGACTGCGACTCGCGATCATCGTCTCATTACGCTTCTTCTATCTCGTTTCGATCACGACACTCGTCACGCTGACGACCTCACCGATCGAACTGACGGATGCGATTGAGTTGTTGTTAAAGCCGTTCAAGGTCGTTCGTGTCCCGACGCATGAGATTGCGCTCATGTTATCGATTTCGCTTCGGTTCTTACCAACCTTAGCGGAGGAGACGGAGAAAATCATGAAGGCACAGCAAGCACGTGGTGTTGATTTATCGGCAGGACCAATCAAGGAACGTTTACGGGCGATCATTCCGTTATTGATTCCGTTGTTCATCTCCGCCTTTAAGCGGGCAGAGGATCTTGCGACAGCAATGGAAGCGCGGGGATACCGTGGAGGAGAGGGACGGACACGTCTACGGGAATCCAAGTGGACGATGCGGGATACAGGTCTGATGATCCTACTCGTCCTCCTAACGATCAGTTTAGTAGGATTGCGAGGGATCGGTTAATGCGTCGTTTAAAATGTACGATTCAGTATGACGGAACCGGCTACGCCGGGTATCAGGTGCAACCAAACGGATTGACGATTCAAGAAGTGATTGAAACGACACTTGCGCGGATGCACAAACATCCCGTCAAGATCATCGGGTCGGGACGGACGGATGCGAGGGTGCATGCCTACGGGCAAGTCATTCATTTTGATACGGAACTAGCGATTCCACCGGAGAACGTCGTCAAGGCACTGAATACGCTCTTACCAGCGGATATTCGTGTCCGGAGCTGCGAGGAGGTCGAACCGACCTTTGAAGCGCGTTACGATGTCGTAGGGAAGGAATACCGCTATTTCGTCCGCCGCGAAGAAAATGCGTTTCGTCGGAATCTATCGGTTCATATTCCGTATCCGCTCGATCTCGAGCGCATCCGTCAAGGGATGGCACATCTCGTCGGCACGCACGATTTCAGTTCGTTCTGTGTCGCGAAGACGGAAACGGATAACCGGGTCCGGACGATTTACGAGGCAGAGTTGATGACAGTCGGTGACGAACTCGTCTTTCGGTTCCAGGGCAGTGGGTTTCTCTATAATCAAATCCGGATCATGGTCGGGACGTTACTTGACGTCGGACGCGGTCGTTTTGCACCAGAGGACATTAAAAAAATGTTGCTGGCAAAGGACCGGAACGTCGCAGGCGTGACGGCGCCTCCCCATGGACTCTATCTATGGGAAGTTTTCTATCCGGAGTGAAAAAAGGCAATTGACATTGGCTATTAAAAAACATACAATGTTTATTGGCATTTCATTTATTATGAAACCACAATCTTAGCCCCGTACACCTAAGATTATGATAGATTCACCTAGTGAATAAATGAAAAATCAAAAACAGAACTTTTAATTCCTTAGGAGGTATTTTACATGCGCACAACTTTCATGGCGAAAGCTACTGATGTAGAACGCAAATGGCTCCTTATCGACGCTGAAGGTAAAACACTCGGTCGCCTTGCGAGCGAAGTTTCATCACTTCTCCGTGGTAAGCACAAGCCTACGTTCACACCACACGTTGACTGTGGGGATAACGTTATCCTCATCAACGTTGAGAAAATCGTTTTAACTGGTAACAAACTCGACAAAAAAGTCTACTACCGTCACTCTGGTCATCCAGGCGGCTTAAAGCAGACTGTTGCACGCGATATGCTTGCTAACAAACCTGAGCGCATGCTTGAACTCGCGATCAAAGGGATGCTTCCAAAAGGTAGCCTCGGTCGTCAAATGTTCAACAAACTCCACGTCTACGCTGGAGCTGCACACAAGCACGAAGCACAACAACCAGAAGTTTACGAACTTCGCGGTTAATACGAATTTAGGAGGAACTACACGATGGCAGATGTACGTTACTACGGCACTGGTCGCCGGAAACACGCGGCAGCGCGCGTTTTCCTCGTTGCTGGAGACGGTAAAGTCACAGTTAACGGTCGCGATATCAGCGAATACTTCGGTTATGAGACATTGATCATGACTGCAAAAGAACCACTCGTAATCACAGAAACAGAAGGCAAGTACGATGTAATCGTAACGGTCAAAGGCGGCGGCTTCACTGGTCAAGCAGGCGCTATCCGTCACGGTATCTCACGTGCTCTTCTTCAAGCGGATCCAGAATTCCGCGGCGCACTCAAAGCGAAAGGCTTCTTGACTCGTGATGCTCGTATGAAAGAGCGTAAAAAATACGGTCTTAAAGCAGCTCGTCGTGCACCACAATTCTCGAAACGTTAATTCTTTTCGAATCCCTCTCACCCTTGTGGTGGGAGGTTTTTTTGTGCACTAAAAAACCGCTCTCCTGACGAGGTGTCAGAACAGCGATTCAAGTCAAGTCGACGGAGTGGAGCGTAATCGGTGCAATACCGTCAGAAGAAGATAGAGGATGACGATCGTCAGCGGGATGCTCCAAACAAAGAGAGATTGTATGAATTGGGTAGGTGTATGTGCCATCATTTGACCGACATGTCCCGTAAAAGAGGTTTCTTCACTTAAGACGGTTGCATTGTCCGGTAACTCCGTCTTGGTAGCGACAGTCGGTTGCAGCGTCAGATACAGGACGAAGCTAAGATGTAAAAGACAGGTGACGCTAAGTGTCCAAATGATGCGTTTTTTCATAGGATGCTCCTTTTGATATGAGTTAAAATCATTCTGCATTCCATAAGTATAGCGGATTTTGTTTTCGGGAACAGGAGACAAAGGGAGTGAGCATAGATGGCATTATCGATCAGCTGGTTACTCGAGCGAGCGAATCGGAAGTTGAATGCTTCGGGACTGTCGCGAGAAGTCGCCAAACGGACGCAAGAGGTCATTCGGGAGATGCATGCGCAAGGGATTTATGTCGGTGTCGCACAAGGGTACCGATCGATTGCAGAACAGAATCGGTTGTACGCACAGGGACGGACACTACCGGGCCCAATTGTAACGAATGCACGTGGGGGACAATCCAATCATAACCGCGGAATTGCCGTCGACCTCTTTCAATATTCCAAAGACGGTACACAAGCGCTGTTTCGAAACGACCAAAGCTTTCAAAAGATTGTTGCTGCGATGAAACGACGTGGCTTTTCTTGGGGTGGGGACTGGACGAGCTTTAAGGATTATCCACACTTTGAATTACTAGGAGTGTCTGAAGAAACGACGAATCGCTCTCGTGCGATCGTTCCGTATCCAGGTCGTCCGTTATATCAAGGTGCAGCCAATATGAATCCGCGGGATATCGAACGGATCCAACGTGCAGTCAAAGCAACCGTGACTCGGCGCTTTGATGCAGAGACGGCTCAGAAGGTGCGTGCCTATCAAACACGTCAAGGACTTGACGTTGATGGTGTCGTGGGTCCTCGTACATGGAACCGAATGTTCTAAAACGAGCGAATGATCGAGTAAAATGATGAAAACCGACACTGGACATGGAAAAGTCATCCTTTCCGGTGTCGAAATGTGCAAGCGCTCTCTTATTTTTGTTATACTAATAAGGATTAAATCGAACGTTTTCAGGGGGAAGGCACTATGTTGAATGAACAAGAAATTCGCGAGGTAGTCGGAACGCTCGTCGATCCGACGATTGACCGCCCGCTTGCAGATACGAACGGCATTCGTGACGTCCGGATTAAAGGTGATTATGTCAGTCTGAAAATCGCTTTAGCTCAATCTGGTTCTGGGGAGCAACTCGTGCTCCAACAGCAAATCGTCAAGGAACTGAAAGAAAAAGGATTCAAGACAGTGGGACTTCGTTTTGAAGCACTTGGTGATCACGGGATTCAAGCAGCTACGACACCATCAATTCTCAAACCA encodes the following:
- a CDS encoding energy-coupling factor transporter transmembrane component T family protein, which codes for MIVGQHIPGQSYLHRSSALAKIIFAFCFIPLVFLANNAATNIFLLIFTFLALMSSQLPLRYVLKGLRPILFLIVFTFVIQLFFTREGAVLFEFGWLRIYEEGLRLAIIVSLRFFYLVSITTLVTLTTSPIELTDAIELLLKPFKVVRVPTHEIALMLSISLRFLPTLAEETEKIMKAQQARGVDLSAGPIKERLRAIIPLLIPLFISAFKRAEDLATAMEARGYRGGEGRTRLRESKWTMRDTGLMILLVLLTISLVGLRGIG
- a CDS encoding energy-coupling factor ABC transporter ATP-binding protein, with protein sequence MDKLIELEQVTYRYPEQEQAALHEVSLTIRSGEWVAIVGHNGSGKSTLTKLFNGLLLPETGTVTVAERFSSANPEQLWEMRRAIGIVFQNPDNQFVGTTVRDDVAFALENWGVPREEMVRRIDDSLARVGLTDFVDREPHQLSGGQKQRVAIASALAMRPDVLVLDEATSMLDPLARQEVMSTVQELHATHPMAVIAITHELDEVLRASRVIVMDAGKIVLEGSPQEVFRHASFLEDIGLDVPFVVRVQERLRAQGLSLEETILDERELVNRLCQS
- a CDS encoding M15 family metallopeptidase, yielding MALSISWLLERANRKLNASGLSREVAKRTQEVIREMHAQGIYVGVAQGYRSIAEQNRLYAQGRTLPGPIVTNARGGQSNHNRGIAVDLFQYSKDGTQALFRNDQSFQKIVAAMKRRGFSWGGDWTSFKDYPHFELLGVSEETTNRSRAIVPYPGRPLYQGAANMNPRDIERIQRAVKATVTRRFDAETAQKVRAYQTRQGLDVDGVVGPRTWNRMF
- the rpsI gene encoding 30S ribosomal protein S9 encodes the protein MADVRYYGTGRRKHAAARVFLVAGDGKVTVNGRDISEYFGYETLIMTAKEPLVITETEGKYDVIVTVKGGGFTGQAGAIRHGISRALLQADPEFRGALKAKGFLTRDARMKERKKYGLKAARRAPQFSKR
- the truA gene encoding tRNA pseudouridine(38-40) synthase TruA; its protein translation is MRRLKCTIQYDGTGYAGYQVQPNGLTIQEVIETTLARMHKHPVKIIGSGRTDARVHAYGQVIHFDTELAIPPENVVKALNTLLPADIRVRSCEEVEPTFEARYDVVGKEYRYFVRREENAFRRNLSVHIPYPLDLERIRQGMAHLVGTHDFSSFCVAKTETDNRVRTIYEAELMTVGDELVFRFQGSGFLYNQIRIMVGTLLDVGRGRFAPEDIKKMLLAKDRNVAGVTAPPHGLYLWEVFYPE
- the rplQ gene encoding 50S ribosomal protein L17, with product MAYSKLGRTSSQRKALLRDLATDLIINERIQTTEQKAKELRPVVEKLITLGKRGDLHARRQVASFVRREAAGQNAEGKAQDAIQKLFADVAPRFAERQGGYTRIMKMGPRRGDGAEMVIIELV
- a CDS encoding energy-coupling factor transporter ATPase; amino-acid sequence: MPILIQELNYTYQLNSPFERVALRDVNLEIPSGALVAFVGHTGSGKSTLVQHINGLLKPTAGKVQVDDIIVEPKKKQDLKPLRRRVGLVFQYPEYQLFEETVLKDVMFGPMNFGHDAATAEQLAKEALRTVGLDEVFWSRSPFDLSGGQMRRVAIAGVLASQPDVLIVDEPTAGLDPQGRKHMLSLFARLHAETGMTLLLITHDMDQVLEYAERVIVMENAQVAFDGLPLDLFKEETLLEQFHLDLPHVLSLAWQVADRRGLQRPEIRTETELIEWLMTKGVSE
- the rplM gene encoding 50S ribosomal protein L13 — encoded protein: MRTTFMAKATDVERKWLLIDAEGKTLGRLASEVSSLLRGKHKPTFTPHVDCGDNVILINVEKIVLTGNKLDKKVYYRHSGHPGGLKQTVARDMLANKPERMLELAIKGMLPKGSLGRQMFNKLHVYAGAAHKHEAQQPEVYELRG
- a CDS encoding DNA-directed RNA polymerase subunit alpha, with protein sequence MIEIEKPKIETIELSENATFGKFVVEPLERGFGTTLGNSLRRILLSSLPGAAVTAVQIDGVLHEFSTIDGVVEDVTQIILNLKKLALKVYSEEEKTLEIDIQGAGVVTAANITHDSDVEILNPELHIATLAEGASLHMRLTARRGRGYVQAEDNKRDDMPIGVIPIDSIYTPIQRVNYQVEKTRVGQDASFDKLTLDVWTDGSIRPEEAVSLGAKIMTEHLNIFVGLTDEALHAEIMVEKEEDQKEKVLEMTIEELDLSVRSYNCLKRAGINTVQELANKSEDEMMKVRNLGRKSLEEVQAKLDELGLGLRKED